The following proteins come from a genomic window of Canis aureus isolate CA01 chromosome 3, VMU_Caureus_v.1.0, whole genome shotgun sequence:
- the DHRS7B gene encoding dehydrogenase/reductase SDR family member 7B isoform X4, translating into MPKEESAEECARVFYTAGAKLVLCGRNQKALEELTKELTASPATKVQTHKPYMVTFDLADPGAIIAATAEILQCFGYVDVLINNAGISYRGAIVDTTTDVDKKVMETNYFGPVALTKALLPSMIKRRQGHIVVISSIQGKISIPFRSAYAASKHATQAFFDCLRAEMEQYEIEVTVISPGYIHTNLSLNAVTADGSTYGVMDKTTAQGRSPVEVARDVLAAVGKKKKDVILADLLPSLAIYLRTLAPGLFFSLMASRARKERKSKNC; encoded by the exons GAAGAGTCTGCTGAAG aATGTGCCAGAGTCTTCTATACTGCGGGTGCTAAGCTGGTGCTTTGTGGCCGAAACCAGAAGGCCCTAGAAGAGCTCACCAAAGAACTTACAGCTTCTCCAGCCACCAAG GTGCAGACACACAAGCCTTACATGGTGACCTTTGACCTCGCAGACCCTGGGGCCATCATAGCAGCAACAGCTGAGATCCTGCAGTGCTTTGGCTATGTGGATGTGCTCATCAACAATGCCGGCATCAGCTACCGAGGCGCCATTGTGGACACCACCACGGATGTGGATAAGAAAGTCATGGAGACAAACTACTTTGGCCCAGTTGCTCTAACGAAAG CACTCCTACCCTCTATGATCAAAAGGCGACAAGGCCACATTGTTGTGATCAGCAGCATCCAGGGCAAGATCAGCATTCCTTTTCGATCTGCAT ATGCAGCCTCCAAACATGCAACCCAGGCATTCTTTGACTGTCTTCGTGCCGAAATGGAGCAGTATGAGATTGAGGTGACCGTCATCAGCCCTGGCTACATCCACACCAACCTCTCTCTAAATGCCGTCACTGCGGACGGGTCCACATACGGAG ttatGGACAAGACCACGGCTCAGGGCCGAAGCCCTGTGGAGGTGGCCCGAGATGTTCTGGCTGctgtggggaagaaaaagaaagatgtgatCCTGGCTGACCTGTTGCCTTCTTTGGCCATTTATCTGCGAACTCTGGCTCCTGGGCTCTTCTTCAGCCTCATGGCCTCCAGGGCCAGAAAGGAGCGGAAATCCAAGAACTGCTAG
- the DHRS7B gene encoding dehydrogenase/reductase SDR family member 7B isoform X2 — protein MDFITSTAILPLLFGCVGIFSLFKLLQRIRMRAYLRNAVVVITGATSGLGRECARVFYTAGAKLVLCGRNQKALEELTKELTASPATKVQTHKPYMVTFDLADPGAIIAATAEILQCFGYVDVLINNAGISYRGAIVDTTTDVDKKVMETNYFGPVALTKALLPSMIKRRQGHIVVISSIQGKISIPFRSAYAASKHATQAFFDCLRAEMEQYEIEVTVISPGYIHTNLSLNAVTADGSTYGVMDKTTAQGRSPVEVARDVLAAVGKKKKDVILADLLPSLAIYLRTLAPGLFFSLMASRARKERKSKNC, from the exons ATGGACTTTATTACCTCTACGGCTATCCTGCCCCTGCTGTTTGGCTGTGTGGGAATCTTTAGCCTCTTCAAGCTGCTGCAACGGATCCGCATGAGGGCCTACCTCCGGAACGCTGTGGTGGTCATTACGGGTGCTACCTCAGGCCTGGGGCGAG aATGTGCCAGAGTCTTCTATACTGCGGGTGCTAAGCTGGTGCTTTGTGGCCGAAACCAGAAGGCCCTAGAAGAGCTCACCAAAGAACTTACAGCTTCTCCAGCCACCAAG GTGCAGACACACAAGCCTTACATGGTGACCTTTGACCTCGCAGACCCTGGGGCCATCATAGCAGCAACAGCTGAGATCCTGCAGTGCTTTGGCTATGTGGATGTGCTCATCAACAATGCCGGCATCAGCTACCGAGGCGCCATTGTGGACACCACCACGGATGTGGATAAGAAAGTCATGGAGACAAACTACTTTGGCCCAGTTGCTCTAACGAAAG CACTCCTACCCTCTATGATCAAAAGGCGACAAGGCCACATTGTTGTGATCAGCAGCATCCAGGGCAAGATCAGCATTCCTTTTCGATCTGCAT ATGCAGCCTCCAAACATGCAACCCAGGCATTCTTTGACTGTCTTCGTGCCGAAATGGAGCAGTATGAGATTGAGGTGACCGTCATCAGCCCTGGCTACATCCACACCAACCTCTCTCTAAATGCCGTCACTGCGGACGGGTCCACATACGGAG ttatGGACAAGACCACGGCTCAGGGCCGAAGCCCTGTGGAGGTGGCCCGAGATGTTCTGGCTGctgtggggaagaaaaagaaagatgtgatCCTGGCTGACCTGTTGCCTTCTTTGGCCATTTATCTGCGAACTCTGGCTCCTGGGCTCTTCTTCAGCCTCATGGCCTCCAGGGCCAGAAAGGAGCGGAAATCCAAGAACTGCTAG
- the DHRS7B gene encoding dehydrogenase/reductase SDR family member 7B isoform X3 encodes MKLIDHGPWGDQEESAEECARVFYTAGAKLVLCGRNQKALEELTKELTASPATKVQTHKPYMVTFDLADPGAIIAATAEILQCFGYVDVLINNAGISYRGAIVDTTTDVDKKVMETNYFGPVALTKALLPSMIKRRQGHIVVISSIQGKISIPFRSAYAASKHATQAFFDCLRAEMEQYEIEVTVISPGYIHTNLSLNAVTADGSTYGVMDKTTAQGRSPVEVARDVLAAVGKKKKDVILADLLPSLAIYLRTLAPGLFFSLMASRARKERKSKNC; translated from the exons GAAGAGTCTGCTGAAG aATGTGCCAGAGTCTTCTATACTGCGGGTGCTAAGCTGGTGCTTTGTGGCCGAAACCAGAAGGCCCTAGAAGAGCTCACCAAAGAACTTACAGCTTCTCCAGCCACCAAG GTGCAGACACACAAGCCTTACATGGTGACCTTTGACCTCGCAGACCCTGGGGCCATCATAGCAGCAACAGCTGAGATCCTGCAGTGCTTTGGCTATGTGGATGTGCTCATCAACAATGCCGGCATCAGCTACCGAGGCGCCATTGTGGACACCACCACGGATGTGGATAAGAAAGTCATGGAGACAAACTACTTTGGCCCAGTTGCTCTAACGAAAG CACTCCTACCCTCTATGATCAAAAGGCGACAAGGCCACATTGTTGTGATCAGCAGCATCCAGGGCAAGATCAGCATTCCTTTTCGATCTGCAT ATGCAGCCTCCAAACATGCAACCCAGGCATTCTTTGACTGTCTTCGTGCCGAAATGGAGCAGTATGAGATTGAGGTGACCGTCATCAGCCCTGGCTACATCCACACCAACCTCTCTCTAAATGCCGTCACTGCGGACGGGTCCACATACGGAG ttatGGACAAGACCACGGCTCAGGGCCGAAGCCCTGTGGAGGTGGCCCGAGATGTTCTGGCTGctgtggggaagaaaaagaaagatgtgatCCTGGCTGACCTGTTGCCTTCTTTGGCCATTTATCTGCGAACTCTGGCTCCTGGGCTCTTCTTCAGCCTCATGGCCTCCAGGGCCAGAAAGGAGCGGAAATCCAAGAACTGCTAG
- the DHRS7B gene encoding dehydrogenase/reductase SDR family member 7B isoform X1, translated as MVPGATRKSLLKVRIMDFITSTAILPLLFGCVGIFSLFKLLQRIRMRAYLRNAVVVITGATSGLGRECARVFYTAGAKLVLCGRNQKALEELTKELTASPATKVQTHKPYMVTFDLADPGAIIAATAEILQCFGYVDVLINNAGISYRGAIVDTTTDVDKKVMETNYFGPVALTKALLPSMIKRRQGHIVVISSIQGKISIPFRSAYAASKHATQAFFDCLRAEMEQYEIEVTVISPGYIHTNLSLNAVTADGSTYGVMDKTTAQGRSPVEVARDVLAAVGKKKKDVILADLLPSLAIYLRTLAPGLFFSLMASRARKERKSKNC; from the exons GAAGAGTCTGCTGAAGGTGAGGATCATGGACTTTATTACCTCTACGGCTATCCTGCCCCTGCTGTTTGGCTGTGTGGGAATCTTTAGCCTCTTCAAGCTGCTGCAACGGATCCGCATGAGGGCCTACCTCCGGAACGCTGTGGTGGTCATTACGGGTGCTACCTCAGGCCTGGGGCGAG aATGTGCCAGAGTCTTCTATACTGCGGGTGCTAAGCTGGTGCTTTGTGGCCGAAACCAGAAGGCCCTAGAAGAGCTCACCAAAGAACTTACAGCTTCTCCAGCCACCAAG GTGCAGACACACAAGCCTTACATGGTGACCTTTGACCTCGCAGACCCTGGGGCCATCATAGCAGCAACAGCTGAGATCCTGCAGTGCTTTGGCTATGTGGATGTGCTCATCAACAATGCCGGCATCAGCTACCGAGGCGCCATTGTGGACACCACCACGGATGTGGATAAGAAAGTCATGGAGACAAACTACTTTGGCCCAGTTGCTCTAACGAAAG CACTCCTACCCTCTATGATCAAAAGGCGACAAGGCCACATTGTTGTGATCAGCAGCATCCAGGGCAAGATCAGCATTCCTTTTCGATCTGCAT ATGCAGCCTCCAAACATGCAACCCAGGCATTCTTTGACTGTCTTCGTGCCGAAATGGAGCAGTATGAGATTGAGGTGACCGTCATCAGCCCTGGCTACATCCACACCAACCTCTCTCTAAATGCCGTCACTGCGGACGGGTCCACATACGGAG ttatGGACAAGACCACGGCTCAGGGCCGAAGCCCTGTGGAGGTGGCCCGAGATGTTCTGGCTGctgtggggaagaaaaagaaagatgtgatCCTGGCTGACCTGTTGCCTTCTTTGGCCATTTATCTGCGAACTCTGGCTCCTGGGCTCTTCTTCAGCCTCATGGCCTCCAGGGCCAGAAAGGAGCGGAAATCCAAGAACTGCTAG